From Pseudomonas sp. StFLB209, a single genomic window includes:
- a CDS encoding F0F1 ATP synthase subunit B has translation MNINATLIGQSIAFAIFVLFCMKYVWPPVITALRERQKKIADGLDAASRAARDLELAQEKAGQQLREAKAQAAEIIEQAKKRGNQIVDEAREQARVEADRVKAQAQAEIEQELNSVKDALRAQLGSLAVNGAEKILGSTIDQNAHAELVNKLAAEI, from the coding sequence GTGAACATTAATGCAACCTTGATTGGCCAGAGCATTGCGTTCGCGATCTTTGTACTGTTTTGCATGAAGTATGTGTGGCCTCCGGTCATCACTGCCTTGCGCGAACGTCAGAAGAAGATTGCGGATGGCTTGGACGCTGCCTCTCGAGCTGCTCGCGACCTGGAGCTGGCCCAAGAAAAAGCGGGTCAACAACTGCGCGAAGCCAAGGCTCAGGCAGCTGAGATCATTGAGCAGGCCAAGAAACGCGGTAACCAGATCGTCGACGAAGCCCGTGAACAGGCTCGCGTTGAAGCTGACCGCGTGAAGGCTCAGGCTCAGGCCGAGATCGAGCAAGAACTGAACAGTGTCAAAGACGCCCTGCGTGCCCAACTGGGTAGCCTGGCTGTCAATGGCGCCGAGAAGATCCTGGGCTCCACAATCGATCAAAACGCGCACGCAGAGCTGGTCAATAAACTGGCTGCTGAAATTTAA